In Pseudonocardia sp. EC080619-01, the following proteins share a genomic window:
- a CDS encoding CaiB/BaiF CoA-transferase family protein, with protein MVETPSRGPLAGRRVLELAGIGPGPFACMLLADLGAEVIRIDRPTGSGIAPPASKADVLNRGKRSIVLDLKRQEAVEAVLTLAETADVLVEGNRPGVTERLGVGPEDVWTRNPKLVYGRMTGWGQQGPLAHTAGHDIGYIAVTGALGAIGSAGGPPQIPLNLVGDFGGGSLYLVTGVLAALLEAERTGHGQVVDAAIVDGASHLMGVIHSLLGSGRWVDQRGENLLDGGAPYYSVYETADGGYMAVGAIEPKFYAELLRLLGLPAEQVDPAAQNDRGTWPQLRALLADTFRGRTRAEWTAVFEGSDACVAPVVGLREAAAHTHVAARGSVLEVDEVLQPGQAPRFSAHPGWSPALPPAPGRDTREVLSAAGLDVSELLKAGIAVEP; from the coding sequence ATGGTGGAGACCCCTTCTCGTGGTCCTCTTGCCGGTCGTCGCGTCCTGGAGCTCGCAGGCATCGGACCTGGGCCGTTCGCGTGCATGCTGCTTGCCGACCTGGGGGCCGAGGTGATTCGGATCGACCGGCCCACCGGGTCAGGTATCGCCCCGCCGGCCAGCAAGGCGGACGTGCTGAACCGGGGCAAGCGCTCGATCGTGCTGGACCTGAAGCGCCAGGAGGCGGTGGAGGCCGTGCTGACCCTGGCGGAGACCGCGGACGTCCTCGTCGAGGGCAACCGGCCGGGCGTGACCGAACGGCTCGGCGTCGGCCCCGAGGACGTCTGGACGCGCAATCCGAAGCTGGTCTACGGCCGGATGACGGGGTGGGGGCAGCAGGGCCCACTCGCCCACACCGCCGGCCACGACATCGGGTACATCGCGGTCACCGGCGCCCTCGGCGCTATCGGTTCGGCGGGCGGTCCGCCTCAGATCCCGCTGAATCTGGTCGGGGACTTCGGTGGGGGGTCGCTGTACCTGGTGACCGGGGTGCTGGCCGCGCTTCTGGAGGCGGAGCGGACCGGACATGGCCAGGTTGTCGACGCCGCGATCGTCGATGGAGCATCCCATCTGATGGGGGTGATCCACTCGCTGCTCGGTTCCGGCCGATGGGTCGACCAGCGCGGCGAGAACCTGCTCGATGGCGGAGCACCGTACTACTCGGTCTACGAGACCGCGGACGGCGGATACATGGCGGTCGGTGCGATCGAGCCCAAGTTCTACGCCGAGCTCCTGCGCCTGCTCGGGCTTCCCGCGGAGCAGGTCGACCCCGCTGCGCAGAACGACCGTGGAACGTGGCCGCAACTGCGTGCGCTACTGGCGGATACCTTCCGCGGGCGGACCCGGGCGGAGTGGACGGCGGTGTTCGAGGGATCGGACGCGTGCGTCGCCCCCGTCGTGGGGCTGCGGGAGGCAGCCGCGCACACGCACGTCGCCGCCCGGGGAAGCGTGCTGGAGGTCGACGAGGTCCTCCAGCCCGGCCAGGCCCCGCGCTTCTCGGCCCACCCCGGCTGGAGCCCCGCCCTTCCACCCGCTCCCGGTCGGGATACCCGGGAGGTGCTCTCGGCAGCCGGCCTCGACGTCAGCGAACTCCTGAAGGCCGGGATCGCGGTCGAGCCGTGA
- a CDS encoding SDR family NAD(P)-dependent oxidoreductase, with the protein MTETQRWVLVAGGSGGIGAAIGRSLAEDGWNVVLTYRSNADGARAAAEQVVAAGRQAIVTKVDLTDAAATSEAVLGTAPETLSGVVYASGPHIPMQYISAITPQRYQEQILGDTLPAYNVLHAAIAPLRDTGGSMVALVTPAIQRYSKKDMLSSSPKAAVAALVRGIASEEGRYGVRVNCVGVGLIEGDGMWRELVARGDYTEELLTTARRNLAMRRFGEVHDVAEAVRFLMSSRAKWITGQTLDVDGGYAL; encoded by the coding sequence ATGACAGAGACGCAGCGTTGGGTCCTGGTCGCGGGCGGCTCGGGAGGGATCGGGGCGGCGATCGGCCGCTCCCTGGCCGAGGACGGGTGGAACGTCGTGCTGACCTACCGGTCCAACGCCGACGGGGCCAGGGCCGCGGCGGAGCAGGTTGTCGCCGCGGGCCGGCAGGCGATCGTCACGAAGGTCGACCTGACCGATGCCGCCGCGACCTCAGAGGCAGTGCTGGGCACGGCCCCGGAGACACTCTCCGGCGTGGTCTACGCATCCGGCCCGCACATCCCGATGCAGTACATCTCCGCGATCACCCCGCAGCGCTACCAGGAACAGATCCTCGGCGACACCCTGCCCGCCTACAACGTGCTGCACGCAGCCATCGCGCCACTGCGGGACACAGGGGGCAGCATGGTCGCGCTGGTCACGCCCGCGATCCAGCGCTACTCCAAGAAGGACATGCTCTCCTCCTCCCCCAAAGCCGCCGTCGCCGCACTCGTGCGCGGCATCGCGTCGGAGGAGGGTCGTTACGGGGTGCGTGTCAACTGCGTCGGCGTCGGGCTCATCGAGGGGGACGGGATGTGGAGAGAGCTCGTGGCTCGCGGCGACTACACCGAGGAGCTACTGACCACAGCTCGACGCAATCTGGCCATGCGTCGGTTCGGCGAAGTCCACGATGTCGCCGAGGCCGTCCGGTTCCTCATGTCCTCCAGGGCAAAGTGGATCACTGGACAGACCCTCGACGTGGACGGGGGCTATGCCCTCTGA